The window GGCAGACGTTTGCGATCACGTCGGTTGGTTCGCCGGTGGGCGGCACCGTTTCGCTCGCGGGAACGACGATCACGTTCACGCCAGCTGCGGGCTTTAGTGGCACGGCGTCGTTTCAATACACGATCACCGACAATGGTTTGAGCGGTGGGATTTCATCGCCACAGTCCGGCACGGGAACCGTTACGTTCACGATTGCCGATATCAACGATCCACCAACGGCGACGGCGGACGTGCTGTCGAACATTGCCGAAGACAGCGGCGTGCGGACGATCGCGTTCAGTGCGCTGACGGGCAACGATTCGGCTGGGCCTGGCGAAAGCACGCAGACGTTGACGATCATCAGCGTGAGTTCGCCGTTGGGCGGCACGGTGGCGATCAGCGGCACGAATGTTCTTTTCACGCCAACGCTCAACTACAACGGTCCGGCGTCGTTCACCTATGTCGTGCAAGACAGCGGTTTGCCGCCGCTGACGGCGACGGGGAATGTATCGTTCACCATCACGCCCGTGAATGACGATCCGACGATCAGCGACATCGTGAATCAGAACATCGGCGTGAACAGCAGCACCGGCGCGCTGAGCTTTACGATCGGCGATGTCGAAACGGCGGCGGCGAGCTTGATCGTCACTGCCACGAGCAACAACGCGACACTTGTGCCGAATAATGCGGCGAATCTGGTGCTCGGCGGCAGCGGCGCGAGCCGGACGATCAACGTCATTCCTGCCGCTGGCCAGACCGGTTCGGCCATCATCACAGTGACGGTAAGCGATGGCACGACGACGACTAGCGATACGTTTACCGTCAACGTCGCAGCCAACACAGCGCCGACGATCAGCGATGTGCCGAATCAAACGATTGCCGAAGACGGCGCGCTTTCGGCCGTGGCGTTCACGGTCGGCGATCTCGAAACGGCAGCGGCTTCGTTGTCGGTTGTCGGCAGTTCTTCGAATCAAGCCATCATTCCCGATGCCGCGATTATTGTCGCGAGCACTGGCGGTGGTGGCCGAACCGTTTCGATCACACCGGCTGCCAACATCAACGGCAGCGTGACGATCACGCTCACCGTGACCGACGGCGCTGGCTTGACCTCGGTTGATACCTTCACGCTGAATATCACCGAAGTGAACGACGCGCCGACGGCGAACAACGATTCGCTTACAAGCGTGAACGAAGACAGCGGCGTGCGGACGATTCCGTTCAGCGCGCTTCTCGCCAACGACTCAACCGGCCCAACGAACGAAAGCGCACAGACGCTGACGGTCACCAGTGTGACTGCGATCGCGGGCGGCACAGTAACGATCAGCGGCACGAATGTGATCTTTACGCCAACGGCAAACTTCAACGGCGCTGCTTCCTTCAGCTACATCGCGCAGGACAACGGCACGACGAACGGCGCTGCCGCGCCGCTTTCGACCGGCAGCGCGACCGTTGGCTTCAACATCGTGGCCGTCAACGACGCGCCGTCATTCACCAAGGGGGCCGACATCAGCGTGCATCTCAGCGAACCGGCGCAAACGTTTGCTGCTTGGGCTACGGCGATTTTGGCCGGTCCTGCCAATGAAAACGGCCAAACGGTGACGTTCAACGTTTCCAACAACAACACGTCGCTCTTCGCCGTGCAACCGGCGATTACTGCGAATGGCACGTTGACGTTCACGCCGCAAACCGGCGCGAGTGGCACTACGACGGTCACAGTTTTCGCGCAAGATAACGGCGGTGTGGCGAACGGCGGCGTTGATGCCAGCGCATCGCAGACGTTCACAATCACGATTCTGCCGACTCCGCTGAACGCGCTGCCGACGATCAACTCAATCGCCAATGTCACACAAATGGTCGGCGTCGCCGGGCCGATCGTGCAGCTCAGCGGCATCACGGCAGGTCTTGGCGAAACGCAAGCCTTGCAAGTGACGGCGACGAGCAACAATCCGTCGATCGTGGCCAATCCGACGATCGGTTACACCTCGCCGAATGCCACCGGCACGCTGACGCTCGCATCGGCGACTCAGACCAGCGCGGCGACGATCACGGTGACGGTGCGTGACGCCGGGCCTGATGGTTCGTTCCTCACGAGTGACGATGGTGTGGTAACGACGCAGTTCAGCGTGATTGTTGTTCCTTACAACGCACCGCCGGATGCCAACGATGCGACCCGCTCGACTGTCGCCGGCACGCCGATCAGTGGTGTGTTGTCGGCGACCGATGTTGACAGCCCGACGCTGACTTATTCGATCATCACGCCGCCGGTGCTTGGCACGCTGACGGCATTTAACGCAACAACCGGCGCGTTCACTTACACGCCGACTCCCGGCGCATCGGGCCTCGACCTGTTTCAGTTCCGCGTGACCGATGGAATCAGCAGCGATACGGCGACAGTGCGGATCGTGGTGCAAGGAGCAGCACCAACGATCACGCAGAGCGGCGGCGATTTGATCGTTGTCGGCACGCCGAGTCCCGATCAGCTCATCGTGTCGAACCTGACGGCGACGACGGTGCGCGTACGCACGCAATTCGGTTTTGGTGATTTCGCGGTGACGAATCAGCTTGTTATCAACGGCGCCGATTCGAACGATTACATCGTGGTCGCCGGCGTGCTGACGCCAACGACGATCGATGGCGGCGCGGGAGATGATTACATCTCGAGCGGCGTGCAGAACGACACGATCATCGGCGGCCTCGGCAATGACCGGGTCAATGCCAGCGGCGGCAACAACGTGGTGTGGGGCGACAATCTCAACGAACAGGATTCGCCGATCGGCGGCGACGACGTCCTGAGCTCGCTCGGCGGTCTTGACCTGCTGTTTGGCGGCGGCGGTAACGACCAACTCTTTCCCGGCGACGGCGACGACTATGTCTATGGCGGCGCGGGAGACGATGTGATCGACGCCGGCAGCGGCAACGATCGCATCTATGGCGGCGAAGGACTCGATCAACTTTACGGCAGCGACGGCGACGATGTGATCTCCGGTGGCGCGGGCAGCGACGCACTCTACGGCGGCATCGGCAACGACCTGCTGATCGGCGGCGCGGGCGCCGATTCGCTCGAAGGCCAAGACGGCAGTGACCTGCTGGTAGGCCGCGAACTCACCATCGGCAGCAGCACCTCGATCAGCGACGCGGCCGACAATGCGTTGCTTTCGCTGCTGAACAATTGGTCGAGCTTCCACACACCCAACCTGCTCGGCGCGCTCCTCGCCGGCAGCGACAATGCCCCAGACCAACTCTCCGGCGGCACTGGTGATGACGACTTCTATGCGGAAGCGAATGACTTCACCAACGACTTTAATTCGCCGTTCTATGGCAACGACCGGCGGTACTAGACTATCTTCGGTGCGCCCCAGATTGTGATCGCGCCCCAGGGCGTCGGGAGAAGGAATGATACCAGGCGTCGGTAGTGCTGGATTAAGTGGACCCGAAAAATAAGGCGGGAACAACTGCCGCTATTTTTGGTTTTGTCCCGTTGCCTTGAGTCTCGCAAAATGGTCAGCAAGGTCCCTGCTGGCTTTACCCAGATCGCGATACTTCGTCGCATCCGAACTGAGCTGCGCTCGGTCAATCCACCAGCCAAGCGTCACAGCACAGACCAGCACCAGCCAGAACAAATCTCGCAGCGTAAATTTCATCTCCCCATTCTACCCGCGCACGAAAAAGCCCCGCTATGTTTCGCGGGGCCGAATCTGCCAACTGAACTAGGCTGCAATCGCGTGCAGCAACTTCTCTACCGTCCAAACGTCGTGGGCCAATCCACTGGCCATCGCTGGAGTCGCCTTGAGGGTTTTGTGCGTGCGGCAGAAATTGAAGTGAGCGAAGTGGAGAGCCAGCGCCCATTCGTGGTTCGCCCACTTCTTCCTGAAGCAGTAAGTCAGCCGGCCCATACGCTTCGTGAAGCAGCGGATTGAACCGTTGTTGCGTTTGGTGTGAGAAGTGCAGATTTTGTCGCTGTCTGGGTTGCCGTGGATGGCTTCGCGCTTCGCACCGACTATCTGGGCAGGGCTGTAGCGTCCACCGTTGTCGTTGCCCTTGTATATCTTGATCAACATGCCGAAATCGACCCGCTCGCCGAGGTTGTGGGCAATCGCGTAGATGTAATTCCGCAGGCCATCGGTGCTGATCTGAAACTTCTTGGGAGCCGTGGCGACGCTCACCTTGCGGCAGGAACGCCTTGCAGCGTGGACCGACAACGGCGAGCAATTCGAGAATGGTTTTCTGATCGACGTTGCAGAATCGCGAAGTGGCCCGCAAGCTCATCCCTTCGGCGAGCAGCGTGACGATTTGCACGGCCTTATCCATGCCGATCCGCATGCCGCCCAGCGTGTTCGTGCTGTGCGTGAACCGCTTGCCGCATTCCAGGCACTTGTAAAACGTGACGGCGCAGGCCGGAAAGCCGGGGCCGAAGGGAAGGCGGTTTTAGTGACCGCCAGCGTGCCGAGCGAAGTGGCGGAGCAGTTTGACAAGCTGCGAGAAGCGAAGGGCTGGACGCGTTCCTATGCGGTTAGTGAAGCCATTCGCGGGCTGCTAGGCAAAGAGTCCTAGCGGAGAGAAGGGGAATCGAACCCAGCCGATACCGGCACCCTAGCGCGGGTTATAAATCCGCTGCGCGGCCAATGCGCGGGCTGCTCTCCAAAAAAGGAAAGCAGCGTTGTTGATCAAAAGGTATTCGCATACCAGAAGGACGCGAAACTTAATGGCTGGTTCACGCCACAATCGCGCTTAGAAACTCGTCTGGGCGCGACCAAAAGCAAACGTCGGAAATTGACTCAACAAATTTGAAGTCCTCTTCTTTCCAAACGTCAGCCGTATCGTCAAACAGCGAAATGAAACGAGTGCCATTTCCCGTTGAGGCGCGCAGGTGGCTGAGGTCATGAAAGAGACTTACAACATGCTCTGTCATGCGATTGCTGGCATCTTTTGTCCCGCTCGTCAGAACTTGCACAAGGGAATTTTTGTTTGGCGACTTGGTATGAAAGTCAATCGTCCAAACACGACCAGACCGCCCGGGGCGTTTCTCGCCCTGCTGAAACTCGACCTTGTTTTCCGTAAGAAATTGCGCCACCTCTTCGGTCACAGTCTCTCCAGCGCGTGAACGCATCGTGAACCATACGTCGGACACACGCACACACCCCTGCCCGAGTCGCGTGAGAGCTTCCGCGATGTCGTTTACGTTATCAACCCGAATATTCAGCGCACCCTTAAAAAACTCGATTCCAAGGGTTGAAACGATGTCAAAAATCAAACTAGTCTGCCTGGACGTGCGCTTTGACACGTTTGTCTGCATGCGCAGCCAGCGTGTTGTTTCACCCAGATCGGTAAGCGTGTGAAAGTTGCCATCGTCGCGAAGGAACAGATCGATCACATCGCCATCTGGAAGAAGATAAGGCGTGTGAATTTTCGTGTACCGGCCAAATGATTCGCACGTAAAAAGCTCGCCATTTCGCTGATTGATAATTTCACAAGGGTTGATCATTCGAAAAATCCTGGCTGTGGAACTGGCGAAGGAAAGTCTCCTTCGTGCTTTAATCCAGCCTCCACACAAAACTGCTTCCAAACCGCCGGCGGATCAGTTGCAGGTTCAGTAATGTCTTTCGGGACGTAGGCTTCTTTGTCCCGATTTTCTTCGCTCCATCTATGTTTGTGCTTCTCTCCGACTAGTTGTCCTGTTGATGGATTGCGGTGGTCCTTACCTAAGTCCAGAGCGTAAACGCGCCCTGTTCCCTTCAAAATCATGACATAGGAGAGGGCTTTCGCTTCGTGGTTGTAACTGCCGCGAACGAACAATGGATGGCCTTTCGAAGTAGCCACATCCAGCGTGAATTCCTTTGCTGGAGAGTGATCTTCGTCATCGCACCACTTAACATCGCCAGCTACAATTTTGTCTGGATCAGACAGCAGTTCTTCAAATTCTTCATTCGTAAACGGCATTTTCGTCACCCTTTGCAGTCGGCAATTGTGCCTGCGCGTGGTGACACTTTCAATCCAATTATCTGACTTCACTGGCGAGAAAAGTAGTACCCGTGAGGGGGGCTCTAGCCCCCTCATTGCAATCGTAACCACCGCTTTGACAACTTAGGTCCGCGACGGCAAATGAACCCCCAATTCCTCACCGGCCAAACCTCGCCATGAAACGAGAATCCCGCGCACCCCTGATTGTCGCCATCGTGCTGCTGCTCCTGCCGGTGCTGTACGTGGGGAGCTATTTGGCGCTGGTTGTGCCAGGGGGCGTAAAACGGCCAATCCCTACGGGGGTGACCGCCAGACTTAGCTGGGACCGTTACCGAATTGGTGGCAATTGGTCAGTCATCATTTTCTGGCCCCTGGAGCAGATCGACCGGAAGTTGAGGCCAGGGGCGTGGGAGTCATTTGAAGACCGGTTGAAGTCCCGCCGCCTTTCCCCTTAATTCCACCTTCCCCGGCTAGGTCCACTTAATCCAGCACTACCCAGGCGTCTGTGGGCTTAACATCGCGTTCATTCGATGAGTTCGCCACAGCCGCATGTGATCATGGCGGCGAAAGTTCGCACGCTGATGGTGTCGGACAAAAATCGGACGCTGCTGTCCCCCAGCACGATGCTGATGCCGCCAGGATGAAAGGAGTAGGCCTCGTTGTTGTTTGTGCAATTCATCACGCATGGTCCGGGGCAAGTCAGACCGTTGACCGCAAAGCTGTGGGGCGGGATATCGCTGGCGGGATCAGCCCACCCGGCGCCTTTTACTCGGCCATCCACGACATCGGCGTTACCACAGCCATCATTAGTCGAAGCCGGACCGCGCTTACCACGCAACCAGAACTCAGGCCGGCCGGCATCTTCCAAAAGCAGGATGGTGTTGGAAAGTCCATCGGTAACTTCAGCCATTCGCGTGCCGGCATTCCCCGAGATGATCCCTCTGGTGTCGCCAGCCGCTGGCAAGCCATTGCCCGTATAAAGTGCAGGGGCGACGTTGCCTGGAATCGCATAGTCGGAAACTGCTGCGAATTTGTTGGTCACCACCGTGTCACGGCGATTGGCGCCAGGCGCGGATGGGCAAACGGCGATCTTGATCTTAGTGGTAACCGCCGGCTGATTGTCGACGTGCTGCCAGTTGACATTGAACTTGTAAATCGCGTGCAGATTTCCTTGTTCGATTTGTGGCAGCATCATCGACATCCAACCGTGGTTCGGCTCTTCTAGTCGCTGAGGCGGAAAGACTCCGTGCGTGTCGTGATAGTTGTGCAGCGCAATGCCAAACTGGCGCAGATTGTTCTGACACGACATTCGCCGAGCCGCTTCTCGCGCCGCCTGCACTGCGGGGAGCAACAGCGCAACAATGACGCCGATGATAGCGATGACGACCAGCAGTTCGACCAGCGTAAACGCACGAAAAGCGGGCCGTTGTGCCTGGAGAAACATTGAATTGATCCTTCACAACCAGTTGATCCATCATCGATAACGGCTCGCCAGTAAATAACCGGGACAACGAGGCGCTAATCCGCTGGAGGGGAGGCAATCGCCGCGGTTCGCGGCAGCAATGCAATAACAATGCCTAACTATTTCTTCTCCGCATAGATCTGGTCGTAGACGCCGCCATCGTCGAAGTGCAGCGCTTGCGCAGTGTCCCAGCCGCCAAAGACTTCGGCGATGCTGAAGAACTTGATCGGAGCGAATTGTTTATTCTGCTCGCCTTCGATTAATTCCGGAAACGCGGGGCGATAGAAGTGCTTCGCCACCAGTTGCTGCCCCGGCGCTGAGTAGAGGTACTCCAAGTAGGCCTGAGCAATTTCGCGAGTCTTTCGCTTGTCCACGACTTTATCAACCACCGCCACTGCCGGCTCGGCCAGAATGCTGATGCTGGGGGCAATCATTTCGTACTCGGCACCCGGCTGTTTCAGCATCAAAAACGCTTCGTTCTCCCAGGTGAGCAAGGCATCGCCGATGCCGTTTTTGAATGTCTGGGCCGAGCCGCGCGAACCGGAATCCAGCACGACCACTCGCCGGTAGAGGTCGCCCACGAACTGCCGAGCCTTTTCGTCGGCTTGCTTCACCTCGGCAGCGCGGGCCGGATCTTGGAGTGCTTTCCAATCTCCCAGTTCACGATGCAGGGCAAATCCCCAAGCCGCGAGATAGCACCAGCGCGACGCGCCGCCGGTCTTCGGATTGGGAGTAACCAGTTCCACGCCCGGCTTGGTCAGATCACTCCAGTCGCGCAGGCCCTTGGGGTTTCCCTTCCTGACCAGGAACACAATCGTGGAAGTGTACGGGCAGGAATTATTCGGCAGGCGCGCCTGCCAGTCTTCGCTCATTAAGCCTTTCCGCGACATGGCATTCAGGTCGTAACCGACCGAGAGCGTAACTACATCGGCTTCCAGACCGTCGATCACCGAGCGAGCCTGTTTGCCGGAACCGGCGTGCGATTGGTTGACGGTCACCTCCTGGCCCGACTTTTGTTTCCAGTCGTCTGCAAAGGTTTGGTTGAACTCGGAATAGAACTCGCGAGTGGGATCGTAAGAGGCATTCAGAATTGTCACCGCGGCTGGCGCTGGCTTCATCGGCGTAGCGGCGGGCGCGCTATCTTTCGGCGAAACTTCGCTGGGGGCAGTCGAGCAGCCCACGATCGCGAGAATGGAGCAGGTAAAGATGCGCAGGCTCCAGGAGGTGTGCAGGCTCATAGGTAGAAGACATTCGTTGGGGTGAGGTCTGACAATTCGCTTGGGCGATTATCCACATGGTTTACTTAAGCAGAAGACGTGCCCAGCAATCTTCGAGTTGCCAGGGCGTTGATTCAGCATCCTTCACGGCTTAGCCGTTAGATCTGCTCGCATGCTGGACCCGTGTGCCGTGAAATAATATCGCAGGACCTGAAAAAAGCCTGATTTGCGAGCGTTTTACTTCAGTTTTGAGGTTGGCACACGGCTAGCCATGAGTTCTGGCCACCTCTCAGTCCATTCGATCGTTGCGCCATCGCAGGCAGATTCTAACTGAGGGGTTCGATTCGCTCTGTGGGAGATTTCGCCACAAAATCGAATGGCACATTTGGAGCGACAAGACTTGTTTCGCATCGACTGTCTCATCGGACCGACAGCGCGCTCGCTCCGTTTCGTGCAGGCAGAGTGGCAGCGCTGCTTCGTCGCCCGCTTACTGGGCTGCCAGAGCTATGCAAAGCGGAGTAACCGGCGTCGTTCGAAAGGAAATCGACGGCTGCGCTGCCGCACCAATGATGAATACGTACGTCGGAGTACGCCCCGCACAGCAGTAACCCCGGGAAAACGGCACGTAGCGTTTTTGCCGATAGACAGCACCTCAGTGGGTGCGTCATGCTGCGTTGATAAAATCTATTCGCTGCGGGCCGCGGAACTTTTTGGCTCCTTGCCCCGGATTCTTTGCGGGAGTTGAGCCATGCGGACGACGAAGCGGGTGACGTTGACCGAGACCAGACTACGCTACCACTGGACAAAGCCGTCCGATCTACCAGAACGGTTGGAGCTTATCGACCGAATCACCGGCCACAGTGTCGCGGTCATTCAAACCGTGTCGCGTCAGTATGAATGGAAACGCAGTACCAGCGCGATCATCCACGGCGCGCCGCCAGCGGAAGGCGAGTGTGAGACACTTTCAGATGCAAAGATCCAAGTCGAAGCGGGTTTGCCTAACGAAATGTAACGCGAAGCCCCACCACACGGGCCGTACAAAAGCTGCCAAATTCACGAGCAAATGCCACCCAGCGACGCGTCTGCCCCACTCGTCTAAATAATCATCCCGTTCTTGGTGTTCTCTTACATTGATGCGTCTGACGCTGGCCGTCCTTCTGGCTACAGGACTCGCTACGTCATTACACACATCTAAAAAGGGCTAAGGACCAGAGACGCTGTAGCGTCAAAGTTAAGTAATAGCTTCCGCTCGTTGCTCTTATTGCCGGATGGGGCGCGACGATTGCTCTCTGCTCTCTGCCAGCGACTTCACGAAAAGCGAAAATAGACATGAGCAATATACCCAACTGCGACTACTTTCAGCGATCGATTCCACTCACGGCTCCCGCATCGACCGGTGTGCAGCAGCCCGTTTCGTTGTGGGCACGCTTAGTTCTACTGGTTGCTGTGATCGTTCCGTTCCTGGGCTTGGTTGCAGCCGTCGTCTCGCTCTGGGGGTGGGGCTTTCGTTGGACGGACTTCGCGCTCTTGTTCTCCATGTACCTGCTTACCGTTTTGGGCATTACCGTCGGGTTTCATCGCTTGTTCACTCACCGTTCGTTCAATACGAGCAAAACGGTGCAAGTCATCCTGGCGATACTCGGCTCTATGGCAGTTCAGGGCCCCTTGCTGCAGTGGGTCGCCCTCCATCGTCGCCATCATCAGCACAGCGATGGGCCAGAAGACCCGCATTCGCCGCATCACCAAGGCCAGGGTATCAGCGGATTGCTTCGCGGCCTGTGGCATGCGCACATGGGCTGGATGTTTGGATCCAGGCCGAATGACCTGCAGAATTACGTGAAAGACTTGAGTCAGAACAAGACACTTCAGGCGGTTAGTCGGCTGTTTCCCTTGTGGGTTGCGCTGGGCCTGATTCTGCCGGCCGCGATCGGCTGGCTACTGGTGGGATCGGTCAGTGGCGCGTGGACAGGTTTTATCTGGGGCGGTCTAGTGCGGATTTTATTTGTGCACCATGTTACTTGGAGCATCAACTCGGTGTGCCACGTCTGGGGACAGAGGCCTTTCAAGAGCAGTGATGAGAGTCGAAACAATGCTTGGTTCGGCATCCTCGGACTCGGCGAAGGTTGGCACAACACTCATCATGCGTTTCCCACCTCTGCCCGCCACGGACTGTGGTGGTGGCAAATCGACGTGAGCTATATCGTTATCCGTTCGTTGGAAGCATTTCGGCTGGCTTGGAATGTGAAAATACCTTCGCAGGCTGCCATCGCGCGTGGAAGTAGCTAACTAACTGCCAGATGGGCAGACGACTGCTCACGCGCAAGATGCGTGGCAGGTCAAAGTTCTGTAATCGCTGACGGTGTTTTTTGCGCGCTACTCCTCCCATGTATCGGCAAGCACGGCGCGCTTGCCGCTTTCAAGGCAATATCCGCTGTCGGAACAGGGTTTGCTCCTTGGCCACATAAATTTGAATTGCATCGGATGCCGACTACTTCAGTTTGGACCGGTTCGATCGATGCTGCACTCGGAAAAATACGATGGATACGCTCCTAGAATTGCTCGAAGATCAGATCAAGGATCTCTACAGCGCAGAGAACCAGTTGACGAAAGCTCTACCCAAATTGGCCAAGAAGGCGGCTTCGGAATCACTCGCGGACGCATTCACTTCGCACCTCAAAGAAACGAACGGACAGATCGAACGGCTGCAAAAGGTTGGCGAGTTGCTGAAAATCAAACTCACCGGCAAGAAATGCAAGGCCATGGAAGGGCTAATCGAGGAAGGTAAGGAAGTGCTGGAAGAGGAAGGTAAGTCGGCAGTCATCGACTCTGCGTTGATCGGCGCCGCACAACGCGTCGAACACTACGAGATCGCAGCTTACGGCACCGCCAAAGCGATGGCTGAACACCTGGGGTTTGCGAAGGTCGTGAAGCTGCTTGAGCAAACGCTTGCCGAAGAATCCGAGTGCGACGAAAAGCTTTCGAGTATTTCACTCGATGAAATCCTGCCTGCAACGGATGTGACCGAAGAGGATTCAGCTGTGGAGGAAGTCGACCCGCCGAAGCCTACTCGCAAAAAAGCCTCGGCGCGCAAATAGATCCTTTGGGAACCCAAGCGTTGCCGCGTGCTGATGCCGCGCGGCGACTCAGCAAAAGCCATCAATTGCTACAACCACGAAATAGCATGACAGCCGCAATTGATGCGATTACCGATACGACAATCGATCCTAGGCAGCCGAGGCGACTTGAATAGAAAGCAAGCATACAAGCCTTTCGGTGTTCTGAAAAACATCTCCTCGCTTGCAACTCTCGAACCGCCGTTGCCAGTGTAGTGGAAAAGTTCTTGACCGAGAGAACCGAGTTTGCCGTCACTCTGCGCTGCGAAAGTCGATGCGTGCGAGAGTCGCACTAAAAATCTGAAGGACAACTATGAAAACTGAACCGAAGTCTCCGCTCCCCGCGCAATCCCAAGTCAAACCTGGCCTGGATTCGGCAATGTCTCCACGGCCGAAATATTTAGCAC is drawn from Anatilimnocola floriformis and contains these coding sequences:
- a CDS encoding ferritin-like domain-containing protein, whose protein sequence is MDTLLELLEDQIKDLYSAENQLTKALPKLAKKAASESLADAFTSHLKETNGQIERLQKVGELLKIKLTGKKCKAMEGLIEEGKEVLEEEGKSAVIDSALIGAAQRVEHYEIAAYGTAKAMAEHLGFAKVVKLLEQTLAEESECDEKLSSISLDEILPATDVTEEDSAVEEVDPPKPTRKKASARK